The segment CCTGAAGGCAAGGAGCTGGTGCTGAACTACCTTGAGGCGCCGACTCACTTCGGCGAGATGTCGCTTGTCGACTCCAAGCCGCGCTCGGCCGATGTCATCGCGGTCACCGAAGTCGAGCTGTTCGGCATCGACGCCAAGGATCTCTCGCCGGCGATTCAGTTGCAGCCCAGAATCGCGCTCTCATTGATCGCCACGTTGTCCCGGCGGCTTCGCAACACGAACAGCCGTCTGGAGGACATGGCCTTTCACGATGCGACGCATCGCGTCATGAGAGTGGTGCTGAACATGGCCACTGCGGGCTTTGAGACTCGAGGAACACCGGTCATCCAGGGCATGACCCACTACGACATCGCAACACTCGCGGGCACGTCTCGCGAGACGGCAAGCCGAGTGATCTCCGCCCTGGCGCGGCAGGGTATCGTCTCGACGACCGGACGAAGAATCCTCGTCGATCTCGTTGCACTGTCCGATGAGTTGGAGAACGAGTAAGGCCAAGACGGGTACTACCCACCCTTCATGTGGGCTCCTTGTTGAAGCCGCCGGGGAACCGGCGGCTTCACTGTTTCTTGCGGGACTTGGTATCGTAGGGCGAGAAGGAAAATCGACCGCGACTTGCGGTGCTTACGCCGAGGAGGAGTCCATGCAGGAGTTCACGCTGGAGGATCTGGCCGGATACGATGGCCGCGATGGGCGCCTGG is part of the Coriobacteriia bacterium genome and harbors:
- a CDS encoding Crp/Fnr family transcriptional regulator; translation: MNATPTREQVMGRLASIPIFSDMSPESLETLAGMVQYRRYPRGAFIVGQHEHGAMMFLLVSGRVKVSLASPEGKELVLNYLEAPTHFGEMSLVDSKPRSADVIAVTEVELFGIDAKDLSPAIQLQPRIALSLIATLSRRLRNTNSRLEDMAFHDATHRVMRVVLNMATAGFETRGTPVIQGMTHYDIATLAGTSRETASRVISALARQGIVSTTGRRILVDLVALSDELENE